The following coding sequences lie in one Candidatus Neptunochlamydia sp. REUL1 genomic window:
- a CDS encoding mechanosensitive ion channel family protein has product MGFLEQFLTTKLIATVVLVFVLGASRYFIARYIRRSRRDWTSQQRLRWISSTRSFVFILILVSVIFLWGETIQGFAISVFAIAFAMVFSVKELCMSFNGSVVRFRGKFFDIGDRIEVGEVRGDVIDTTLLSTTVEEVGRGASNHLYTGRRISFSNSIFLSQPVINESFLENYTMIRMGIPLKLEADWKGGKQLLLKIAEEEAAPYLEQSRRRMAQMERRRGMQLPSVEPRVTIGLPEVEKVVLHLRMPSPIHLKERLEQVVLSRFLERFYHDAPLEKLLPKA; this is encoded by the coding sequence ATGGGGTTTTTAGAGCAGTTTTTAACAACAAAATTGATCGCTACTGTTGTTCTGGTTTTTGTTTTAGGGGCCTCTAGGTACTTTATCGCAAGATATATACGGCGCTCCCGTCGGGATTGGACCTCTCAGCAGCGCCTAAGGTGGATTAGCTCCACACGCTCTTTTGTGTTCATCTTGATTCTCGTGAGCGTGATCTTCCTATGGGGAGAGACGATCCAGGGTTTTGCAATCTCGGTGTTTGCGATTGCTTTCGCCATGGTCTTTTCGGTGAAGGAGCTCTGTATGTCTTTCAACGGATCAGTTGTTCGATTTCGAGGGAAATTTTTTGATATTGGAGACCGGATTGAGGTCGGAGAGGTTAGGGGAGATGTGATCGATACCACCCTCCTTTCTACCACCGTTGAAGAGGTAGGGCGAGGAGCTTCAAATCATCTTTACACCGGGAGGAGAATTTCGTTCTCGAATAGCATTTTTCTCTCGCAGCCTGTGATCAATGAGTCTTTTCTAGAAAACTACACCATGATCCGAATGGGAATTCCCCTGAAATTGGAAGCTGATTGGAAGGGGGGCAAACAGTTATTGCTTAAAATCGCAGAGGAAGAAGCGGCTCCCTATCTTGAACAGTCGCGGCGGCGTATGGCACAGATGGAGCGGAGAAGAGGGATGCAGCTTCCGTCTGTTGAGCCTCGTGTTACCATCGGCCTCCCAGAAGTTGAGAAAGTCGTTCTTCACCTCCGTATGCCGTCGCCTATTCACCTCAAAGAGCGTCTTGAACAGGTCGTTCTCTCTCGTTTTCTCGAAAGGTTTTATCATGACGCTCCTTTAGAAAAGCTCCTTCCTAAAGCTTAA
- the htpG gene encoding molecular chaperone HtpG → MTQGTLKIHSENILPIIKKWLYTDRDIFLRELVSNSCDAMSKLKILRDQGKTDFKDEELRIDIEMDKEQKTLKITDTGLGMTADEVEKYIAQLAFSGAEEFVKKYQDDEGTDQMIGHFGLGFYSSFMVSDSVEIDTLSFQKGSKAAHWSCNGSPDYTLDAGKRDVRGTEITLHLNKESEEFLEEDKIRALLMRHCRFLPYPIFLNGKQINDIEPLWIKPASECTDKDYLDFYKALYPMEPDPIFWIHLNVDYPFNLQGILYFPKVNRRLDPNQTALQLYCNRVFVSDNCKDLIPDFLTVLRGIIDSPDIPLNVSRSNLQMDKTVRQLASHISKKVSDKLLQTLQADKEGYVSKWPDIEMILKLGILQDDKFYDRAKDCLIWKTSNDEWTTLDEYIERNPEKKVYYHHDEKQTSHFFEMYKEKGIEILFAPSHLDTPLMTFLEGKHSGTTFQRLDGAVDDIILDKEREKSVLDADGKTEAVKIADYFRSKLSDETLEVEAKSLSSNSVPAFMMLSERERRMRDYFALSGQDLPASMGSKRTFVVNTNSPLVQSIQKLEKKDKELATSLVQQLYELSLLSQRELGPEDFSAFLKRSTDVLEQLTGAATKKN, encoded by the coding sequence ATGACCCAAGGCACCCTTAAAATTCACAGCGAAAATATCCTTCCCATTATCAAAAAATGGCTTTACACTGACCGGGACATCTTCCTTAGGGAGCTCGTTTCAAATTCCTGTGATGCCATGAGTAAACTCAAAATCCTCCGCGACCAGGGGAAAACAGACTTCAAAGATGAAGAGTTGCGGATCGATATTGAAATGGACAAAGAACAAAAGACTCTAAAGATCACCGATACTGGCCTTGGAATGACTGCAGATGAGGTGGAAAAGTACATTGCGCAACTTGCCTTTTCAGGAGCTGAAGAGTTTGTGAAAAAGTATCAAGACGATGAGGGAACCGACCAAATGATTGGTCACTTTGGCCTCGGATTCTATTCCTCCTTTATGGTGAGCGACTCTGTTGAAATCGATACCCTCTCTTTTCAAAAGGGCTCTAAAGCAGCACATTGGTCCTGCAATGGCTCTCCTGACTATACCCTTGACGCAGGAAAACGAGACGTTAGAGGAACGGAGATTACCCTTCACCTCAACAAAGAGTCCGAAGAATTTCTGGAAGAGGATAAGATCCGCGCTCTACTTATGCGCCACTGTCGCTTCCTCCCTTACCCTATTTTCCTCAATGGAAAACAAATTAACGATATCGAACCTCTGTGGATTAAGCCTGCCTCAGAGTGCACAGATAAAGACTATCTCGATTTCTACAAAGCACTTTACCCAATGGAACCCGACCCCATTTTTTGGATCCACCTCAACGTCGACTACCCTTTCAATCTACAAGGAATCCTCTACTTTCCTAAAGTGAACCGTCGCCTAGATCCTAACCAAACAGCTCTTCAACTCTATTGTAACCGCGTCTTTGTCTCTGATAATTGTAAAGATCTAATTCCTGACTTTTTGACCGTACTACGCGGCATTATTGACAGCCCAGACATTCCTCTCAATGTCTCCCGCTCGAATCTTCAAATGGACAAAACCGTCAGACAACTTGCCAGCCACATTTCGAAAAAAGTTTCCGACAAACTCCTTCAAACCCTGCAAGCCGACAAAGAAGGATACGTCTCAAAATGGCCCGATATTGAAATGATTCTGAAGCTTGGAATCTTGCAAGACGACAAGTTTTACGACCGCGCAAAAGACTGTCTCATTTGGAAAACCTCTAACGATGAATGGACCACTCTCGATGAGTACATAGAAAGAAATCCTGAGAAAAAAGTTTATTATCATCATGATGAAAAACAGACCTCTCACTTCTTTGAGATGTACAAGGAAAAAGGAATCGAAATCCTGTTTGCTCCTTCCCATCTTGACACTCCCCTTATGACCTTTTTAGAAGGAAAACATTCCGGTACAACATTTCAACGCCTCGATGGAGCAGTTGACGATATAATTCTCGACAAAGAGCGGGAAAAATCCGTTCTTGATGCCGATGGAAAAACCGAAGCGGTTAAGATCGCCGATTATTTCCGCTCAAAACTAAGCGATGAAACCCTAGAAGTCGAAGCAAAAAGCCTTTCCAGTAATTCTGTCCCAGCTTTCATGATGCTTTCTGAAAGAGAGAGAAGAATGCGCGATTATTTTGCTCTTTCTGGTCAAGATCTCCCAGCAAGCATGGGCAGTAAGCGGACATTCGTTGTCAATACAAACAGCCCTCTTGTACAATCCATCCAAAAGCTTGAGAAAAAAGATAAAGAGCTTGCGACATCTCTAGTGCAGCAGCTATATGAACTTTCCCTTCTCTCGCAGCGGGAACTGGGACCAGAAGACTTTTCTGCTTTTTTAAAGCGTTCGACGGATGTCCTTGAACAACTCACGGGCGCCGCTACGAAAAAGAATTAA
- a CDS encoding sodium-dependent transporter — protein sequence MKEQREHWASHFGFIMAAAGSAIGLGSLWRFPYTAGDNGGGAFVLLYIAFTFLLGVPIFIGELMIGRKAQRSPIFAYQSLSNQSSNWRMMGYLNMLTSFIVLSFYCVVSGWCLNYALMSLNQFTIGKTPEEIRSIFDIVYTSSDLSIFWLFLFILLNVGVVYNGIRKGIEHWSRILTPALLFILLAMFIYGFTLPGFGQALRFIFYPDFSKLTPAVILNALGMAFFTLSVGLGIIVTYGSYLKPNENIPRTAFIVAMMTLLVSLMAAMMIFPIVFSFNFPPEGGPGLIFKTMPILFAKLPGSLVISTVFFLLFVFTALTSSISLLEVLVANLMELFSWKRSKAVIFSAVGIFIFGIPSALAGSGALFPNWEKIYGKNFFDTMNYITASWMMPIAGLLTALFIGIVMKKELTKEEFLRGTTMGYLFKPWFFMVRYVAPLAVTLIILEQAGILNLSALF from the coding sequence ATGAAAGAACAAAGAGAACATTGGGCGTCCCACTTCGGGTTTATCATGGCTGCTGCAGGGTCTGCAATTGGTCTGGGTAGCCTATGGCGCTTTCCCTACACTGCAGGGGACAACGGAGGCGGAGCCTTCGTCCTTCTCTATATTGCCTTTACCTTCCTGCTCGGCGTGCCTATCTTTATTGGGGAGTTGATGATCGGTAGAAAGGCGCAGCGTAGCCCAATCTTTGCCTACCAATCTCTTTCAAACCAGTCAAGCAACTGGCGGATGATGGGTTACCTCAATATGCTTACGAGCTTTATTGTCCTCTCCTTCTATTGTGTTGTCTCTGGTTGGTGCTTGAACTATGCTCTCATGTCGCTAAATCAATTTACAATAGGGAAAACCCCAGAAGAAATCCGCTCTATCTTTGATATTGTCTACACTTCCTCCGACCTAAGTATCTTCTGGCTCTTTCTCTTTATCCTTCTCAACGTTGGCGTTGTCTATAACGGAATTCGAAAAGGAATCGAGCACTGGAGCCGGATCTTAACACCCGCCCTCCTTTTTATCCTACTTGCCATGTTTATCTATGGGTTTACCCTCCCTGGATTTGGGCAAGCCTTGAGATTTATCTTTTACCCGGACTTTTCAAAACTCACCCCCGCTGTAATTTTGAATGCTCTGGGGATGGCATTTTTCACCTTGAGCGTTGGCCTTGGTATTATTGTGACATATGGAAGTTACCTAAAACCCAATGAGAATATTCCACGTACCGCCTTCATTGTAGCGATGATGACCCTCCTTGTCTCTCTTATGGCAGCAATGATGATCTTTCCGATCGTCTTCTCCTTTAACTTTCCTCCTGAAGGAGGTCCTGGCTTAATCTTTAAGACTATGCCCATCCTCTTTGCGAAACTCCCTGGAAGCCTTGTGATCTCGACGGTCTTTTTCCTTCTCTTTGTCTTTACCGCTCTCACCTCTTCAATCTCCCTATTGGAAGTCCTTGTAGCAAACCTTATGGAACTCTTTTCATGGAAGCGCTCAAAAGCCGTGATCTTCTCCGCTGTTGGAATCTTTATTTTTGGAATTCCCTCCGCTCTTGCGGGATCGGGAGCTCTTTTTCCTAATTGGGAGAAAATCTACGGAAAGAACTTCTTCGATACAATGAACTACATCACCGCAAGCTGGATGATGCCCATCGCAGGACTGCTCACAGCGCTCTTTATTGGCATTGTGATGAAAAAGGAACTAACAAAAGAGGAATTTCTAAGAGGGACAACCATGGGATACCTATTCAAGCCCTGGTTTTTTATGGTTCGTTATGTCGCACCTCTTGCCGTAACACTCATCATTCTTGAGCAAGCAGGGATCCTTAATCTTTCAGCGTTGTTCTAG
- the nqrF gene encoding NADH:ubiquinone reductase (Na(+)-transporting) subunit F, which produces MSIEVSVIAVIAFVFIGTLLSGIILYTRRRLVSTAPCKIEINKDPSLTKEVEGGKTLLSALLEQGIAIPSPCGGKATCKQCRVQVVKGGDDSLETDKATFTPKQLTEGWRLSCQCKVKHDLGLKLPDTLLTLKEIRGTVVSNRNVATFIKELVIEVPESERVDYIPGDYLQFHVPNYRTNTEEWRKTMDEEYYEDWEHFDLFGHPVEYEEGEEEVIRAYSMASYPEEGNLFKFNIRIATPPFIRGKIAPDIPWGICSSYIFGLQEGEGVRLSGPYGESHMVEDDREIVFLIGGAGSSFGRSHIMDLFKTRKTQRKITLWYGARSLKENIYQDDYEGLDQAFANFSYHLVLSEPTDKDLKEGWPKEDPLKTNYLFKAFEAGQLKEMEEPENALYFVCGPPLHNSSVLKLLDDYGVPEENVILDDFGS; this is translated from the coding sequence ATGAGTATTGAAGTGAGTGTGATAGCAGTTATTGCCTTTGTCTTTATAGGGACACTCCTGTCTGGAATAATTCTATATACCAGAAGGCGTTTGGTGAGCACTGCTCCATGCAAGATTGAGATTAATAAAGATCCTTCTTTGACGAAAGAGGTTGAAGGCGGAAAGACACTCTTGTCTGCACTTTTAGAGCAGGGAATTGCTATTCCGTCTCCATGTGGGGGGAAAGCAACCTGCAAGCAGTGTCGAGTGCAAGTTGTCAAGGGTGGGGACGATAGCCTTGAAACCGACAAGGCGACCTTTACTCCTAAACAGCTAACGGAGGGGTGGCGTCTCTCCTGTCAGTGCAAGGTGAAGCATGATTTAGGGCTGAAGCTTCCTGATACGTTACTTACACTGAAGGAAATTAGAGGAACGGTAGTGTCTAATCGAAATGTTGCCACTTTTATTAAGGAACTGGTGATTGAGGTGCCTGAGTCTGAAAGGGTCGATTATATTCCAGGGGACTATCTGCAGTTTCACGTGCCGAATTATCGGACTAATACTGAAGAATGGAGGAAGACGATGGATGAAGAATATTATGAAGATTGGGAACATTTTGATCTTTTTGGACATCCGGTAGAATATGAGGAAGGGGAAGAAGAGGTGATCCGTGCCTATTCAATGGCTTCTTATCCTGAAGAAGGAAACCTTTTTAAGTTTAACATTCGAATCGCAACACCCCCCTTCATTCGAGGCAAAATTGCTCCCGATATTCCCTGGGGAATTTGTTCTTCTTATATCTTCGGGCTGCAAGAAGGGGAAGGGGTGCGTCTTTCAGGCCCTTATGGAGAATCTCATATGGTAGAAGACGATCGAGAGATTGTTTTTCTCATTGGAGGTGCAGGTTCATCATTTGGTCGTAGTCACATTATGGACCTTTTTAAAACACGAAAAACGCAGAGGAAGATCACCTTGTGGTATGGTGCCCGCTCTTTGAAAGAGAATATTTATCAAGATGATTACGAGGGGCTTGACCAAGCATTTGCAAATTTTTCCTATCATTTGGTATTATCGGAGCCAACTGACAAAGATCTCAAAGAAGGGTGGCCCAAAGAGGACCCTCTGAAAACCAACTATCTCTTTAAAGCCTTCGAAGCAGGGCAGCTCAAAGAGATGGAAGAACCCGAAAATGCTCTCTACTTCGTGTGTGGACCACCACTGCACAACAGCAGCGTTTTAAAGCTTCTGGATGACTATGGAGTCCCAGAAGAAAATGTAATATTAGATGATTTTGGAAGCTAG
- a CDS encoding NAD+ synthase produces the protein MKILVAQRNPIIGDIDGNTAKILESMDEARKKGAELVMCGELMLCGYPPEDLVYHNTFIDSMELHLERIVKASKGLTVIVGLIRRNIDEGEKHLLNSAAVVHDGHLLGFQDKWLLPTYDVFEERRYFEPGKETKIWEIGGKRIGLIICEDIWQHAGYVGYTRYGRDPVQALVELNPDIMLNISASPYQFQKPDVRVNVCAKAAKTLGCPVVMCCQVGANGQIIFDGYSVYVNEKGELCQLGKGFSEDAMLIDVEAKACPVPFEYEPMTNLIQALELGVKDYFAKCGFTKACLGLSGGIDSALVAYIAARALGPENVLGISMPSCFTTNASIGDAKTLAEKLGIEFLEIPIKEPFDAYLHLLEPHFQGKGVDITEENIQARIRGVLLMAMSNKHGYIVLSTGNKSEIALGYSTLYGDMCGGLGVIGDVTKTRVYDLCRHINKIENKEVILNSIIDKPPSAELRPDQIDLDSLPEYGVIDNVLEGYVENYLSIDEVAQKYHIPQEQVLELIQMIHAAEYKRRQGPPILRVSKKSFGVGRRYPIVQKWL, from the coding sequence ATGAAAATACTAGTCGCACAAAGGAACCCCATTATTGGGGATATTGATGGAAATACCGCGAAAATTTTAGAAAGTATGGATGAAGCGCGAAAGAAAGGGGCTGAACTCGTAATGTGTGGCGAACTTATGCTTTGCGGATATCCCCCTGAGGATCTCGTCTATCACAATACCTTTATTGATTCGATGGAGCTTCATCTTGAAAGGATTGTTAAGGCCTCAAAAGGGCTGACAGTTATTGTGGGTCTGATCCGTCGCAATATCGATGAAGGAGAAAAACATCTTCTCAATAGCGCAGCAGTGGTTCATGATGGCCATCTTTTGGGATTTCAAGACAAGTGGCTCCTCCCTACCTATGATGTGTTTGAAGAGAGACGTTATTTCGAGCCAGGGAAAGAAACAAAGATTTGGGAAATTGGAGGAAAGCGGATTGGTCTGATCATCTGTGAAGATATTTGGCAGCATGCCGGATATGTTGGCTATACCCGATACGGGCGCGATCCTGTTCAAGCCCTTGTTGAGTTGAACCCCGATATCATGCTTAATATTTCAGCCTCTCCATATCAATTTCAAAAACCCGATGTAAGGGTCAATGTTTGCGCTAAAGCGGCTAAAACGCTTGGGTGTCCCGTTGTGATGTGTTGCCAGGTAGGGGCAAATGGGCAAATTATCTTTGATGGATATAGCGTTTATGTAAACGAAAAAGGGGAGCTTTGCCAACTTGGAAAAGGATTTTCTGAAGATGCAATGTTGATCGATGTAGAAGCAAAGGCTTGTCCTGTTCCCTTCGAGTATGAGCCGATGACAAATCTGATTCAAGCTCTAGAGCTTGGGGTGAAGGACTACTTTGCAAAATGTGGATTTACAAAAGCTTGCTTGGGGCTTTCAGGTGGGATTGACTCCGCACTTGTTGCCTACATTGCAGCGAGAGCGCTTGGTCCTGAAAATGTTTTGGGGATTAGCATGCCCTCTTGCTTTACAACAAATGCGAGTATTGGTGATGCAAAAACACTCGCTGAAAAGCTTGGAATTGAGTTTTTAGAAATTCCGATAAAAGAACCATTTGATGCTTATCTCCACCTTTTAGAACCTCATTTTCAAGGAAAAGGCGTTGATATCACTGAAGAAAATATTCAAGCAAGAATTCGAGGGGTTTTGCTCATGGCTATGTCCAATAAACATGGCTATATTGTTTTGAGCACGGGAAATAAGAGTGAGATTGCTCTTGGCTACTCCACCCTTTATGGCGATATGTGTGGAGGACTTGGGGTGATTGGCGATGTTACAAAAACACGGGTATATGACCTGTGTCGCCATATCAATAAAATTGAGAATAAAGAGGTCATCTTAAATTCGATTATTGATAAACCCCCATCGGCGGAGCTTCGCCCGGATCAAATCGATCTGGACTCTCTACCCGAGTATGGCGTGATTGACAATGTCTTGGAAGGGTATGTTGAAAACTATCTCTCAATTGACGAAGTTGCGCAGAAATACCACATTCCGCAAGAACAAGTTCTTGAACTCATCCAAATGATCCATGCTGCAGAATACAAAAGGCGGCAAGGACCGCCTATTCTAAGGGTTTCAAAGAAATCATTCGGAGTCGGGCGTCGCTATCCCATTGTCCAAAAATGGTTATGA
- the epmA gene encoding EF-P lysine aminoacylase EpmA, which produces MSPASKTSAMAARAQALKMVRTFFEERHVVEVDTPMLSQYAPIDTHIDLFKVDKGYLHSSPEYGMKKLLANGSGDIYQLGHVFRKDEVGPLHAPEFTLIEWYRVETTFNAFLEENLSLVRLFVGEKTSEVLPYHEAFQANVGLPYNAPSSALMEKGKTLGFEFHDETDLINLLWGCVVEPTLGNGKITVITDFPKEQAALAQIKNGVAERFEFYFDGIELGNGYHELTDPIEQKERLERSNKERVALGKDPLPLDPEFIHALEQGLPDCYGIALGFDRLLMLKEGHSKITLSYT; this is translated from the coding sequence ATGTCTCCCGCGTCAAAGACTAGCGCCATGGCTGCGCGTGCGCAGGCTCTAAAAATGGTCCGAACTTTTTTTGAAGAGAGGCATGTTGTTGAAGTCGATACTCCTATGCTTTCTCAGTACGCCCCTATTGATACGCATATCGATCTTTTTAAAGTCGATAAAGGTTACCTCCACTCTTCTCCCGAATATGGAATGAAGAAACTTCTTGCAAACGGCAGTGGCGATATCTATCAATTAGGACATGTCTTCAGGAAGGATGAAGTAGGGCCGCTCCATGCTCCAGAATTTACACTGATTGAGTGGTACAGAGTCGAGACAACATTCAATGCCTTTCTAGAGGAAAACTTGAGTCTTGTACGACTCTTTGTTGGAGAAAAAACATCTGAGGTGCTCCCTTATCATGAAGCCTTTCAAGCAAATGTAGGGCTCCCTTATAATGCCCCTTCTTCGGCACTAATGGAAAAAGGAAAGACGCTTGGTTTTGAGTTTCATGATGAGACAGATCTTATTAATCTTCTATGGGGATGTGTTGTAGAGCCCACTCTTGGAAATGGAAAAATCACGGTTATTACCGATTTCCCAAAAGAGCAGGCCGCTCTTGCTCAAATAAAAAATGGTGTAGCTGAGCGTTTCGAATTTTATTTTGACGGGATTGAGCTCGGGAATGGATACCATGAACTCACCGACCCCATCGAACAAAAAGAACGCCTTGAACGCTCTAATAAAGAAAGAGTTGCCTTAGGAAAAGATCCACTTCCTCTTGATCCAGAGTTTATTCACGCCCTAGAACAGGGCCTTCCAGATTGCTATGGAATCGCTCTTGGATTTGACCGCCTCCTTATGCTTAAAGAGGGGCATTCAAAAATAACCTTATCTTATACTTAA
- the efp gene encoding elongation factor P produces MAQVGTNEFKSGMKIEMDREPYTIVGVEFVKPGKGQAFTRTKLKHLMSGRVIEKTFKSGEKFDLADVEETQMRMLYKEGDGIVFMHDTSYEQTTVPLTAIGDKEPYMVEDTVYELVLYKGEVVDVTPPTFLNMTVTETAPGVRGDTASGRVLKPAKTDTGASIQIPIFIDEGELIKVDTRTGEYVSRVKD; encoded by the coding sequence ATGGCGCAAGTTGGCACAAACGAATTCAAATCAGGCATGAAAATTGAGATGGACAGGGAGCCCTACACGATCGTTGGGGTTGAGTTTGTCAAACCCGGAAAAGGTCAGGCTTTTACCCGCACAAAGCTCAAGCACCTGATGTCAGGACGTGTCATCGAAAAAACCTTCAAGTCTGGTGAAAAGTTCGATCTAGCCGACGTTGAAGAAACGCAGATGCGTATGCTTTATAAGGAAGGGGATGGCATTGTTTTTATGCATGACACCTCTTATGAACAAACAACAGTTCCCCTAACAGCGATCGGTGACAAAGAACCTTACATGGTTGAAGACACCGTTTACGAGCTTGTCCTATACAAAGGCGAAGTCGTCGACGTCACCCCTCCCACTTTTTTAAACATGACTGTGACAGAAACAGCACCAGGAGTGCGCGGAGATACCGCTTCTGGACGCGTTCTAAAACCTGCGAAGACCGATACAGGCGCCTCGATTCAGATCCCCATTTTTATCGATGAGGGAGAACTCATTAAAGTCGATACACGTACTGGAGAGTATGTCTCCCGCGTCAAAGACTAG
- a CDS encoding AMP nucleosidase: MDSGEIQEEQYAKETLERYSGSPAEEFQSNLLLTNFPRYVDHFAKRCQVEVFEGSMFKVAHSKKEDISILDFKIGSPAAALVIDLCSFLDIKAALLLGMCGGLRRRYHVGEYLVPVASVRAEGTSDFYFPSEVPSLANFLMQRAVTEVMEEEKWGHHIGITYTTNLRFWEYNEQFIELLKSTRAQAIELECATLFTGSYKRKLTLGALLLISDLPLNRDQIKTKKSSEEIFKRFMPDHIEKGIKVIKHARMMQAKKMKGAYHRNIGM; the protein is encoded by the coding sequence ATGGATAGCGGAGAAATTCAAGAAGAACAATATGCAAAAGAGACTCTCGAGAGATATTCGGGATCTCCTGCAGAGGAATTTCAATCAAATCTCCTTTTGACGAATTTCCCCCGTTATGTTGATCATTTTGCAAAGAGATGTCAAGTGGAGGTCTTTGAAGGGTCAATGTTCAAAGTGGCTCATTCTAAAAAAGAAGATATTTCCATTCTCGACTTTAAAATTGGCTCTCCTGCAGCGGCGCTTGTGATTGATCTCTGCTCGTTTCTAGATATTAAGGCAGCGCTCCTTCTTGGAATGTGTGGGGGGCTGCGTCGTCGGTACCATGTAGGAGAGTATCTGGTCCCTGTTGCAAGCGTTCGAGCTGAGGGGACTTCTGACTTTTACTTTCCTTCTGAGGTGCCTTCTTTGGCAAATTTTCTGATGCAACGAGCGGTAACTGAGGTTATGGAGGAGGAGAAGTGGGGGCACCACATTGGGATCACCTATACCACTAACCTCCGCTTTTGGGAGTACAATGAACAGTTTATCGAGCTTCTTAAGTCAACACGTGCCCAGGCTATTGAACTAGAGTGCGCAACCCTTTTTACAGGAAGCTACAAGCGCAAATTAACCCTTGGGGCGCTTCTCCTTATTTCAGATTTACCTTTGAATCGGGACCAGATCAAAACAAAAAAAAGTTCTGAAGAAATTTTTAAACGGTTTATGCCCGATCATATTGAAAAGGGAATCAAGGTCATCAAGCACGCGCGCATGATGCAAGCCAAAAAAATGAAAGGGGCTTACCACAGAAATATTGGCATGTGA
- a CDS encoding sodium-dependent transporter yields the protein MNQTREHWTGHIGFLMAAIGSAIGLGILWKFPYTVGENGGGLFLLSYLICLVVVGIPIFIAEIILGRSSQRAAVGAYEYHDPKKGGWKVIGWFGVLASFLIMSFYSVIAGWGMSYILMSLNGFYQNMSGEEVAAAYGTLMESGDISLFWHFLFTLITTAIVLTGVRKGIERWAKFMTKALLVLLVLLFLYTLTLDGFGKAVNFIFHPNTADFKLTSVIEALGLAFWTLSIGQGIMISYGSYMKRTNSIVQMSGIIAFSVIVVAVLAALVIFPVVFTFDLPPQAGPGLIFQTLPYLFAKLPGSLVLSTMFFSLFVFTALTSAIPLIEVVATNIMELKGFSRKKAAIFVGSATFLFGIPSAFAGSSAVFPEWTSIYGMDFLKTIDSLVSIWVIPVGGLLSAIFVGWVMDRKVSHSEFAYGSRVAYLYGSWRFFMRWIVPLTIFIIIVQKSGLYDFDQLLRGGG from the coding sequence ATGAATCAAACTAGAGAACACTGGACAGGACATATTGGTTTTTTGATGGCGGCGATTGGGTCGGCCATCGGTCTCGGTATCCTATGGAAGTTTCCTTACACTGTAGGTGAAAATGGGGGAGGATTGTTCCTTCTCTCGTATCTCATTTGTCTGGTCGTTGTTGGAATCCCTATTTTTATCGCAGAGATTATTTTAGGGAGAAGCAGCCAACGGGCTGCGGTTGGCGCTTATGAGTATCACGACCCGAAAAAAGGGGGATGGAAGGTCATCGGATGGTTTGGAGTGTTGGCTTCATTTTTGATCATGTCTTTCTACAGTGTCATTGCTGGTTGGGGGATGAGCTATATTCTAATGTCTCTCAATGGTTTTTACCAAAATATGAGTGGTGAAGAGGTCGCAGCGGCTTATGGGACGTTAATGGAGTCAGGAGACATCTCTCTTTTTTGGCACTTTTTATTTACACTGATCACTACAGCAATTGTTTTGACTGGGGTGCGCAAAGGAATTGAGCGATGGGCAAAGTTCATGACGAAGGCTCTTCTTGTTCTCCTTGTGCTTCTCTTTTTATACACACTGACATTGGATGGGTTTGGAAAGGCAGTAAACTTTATTTTTCATCCCAATACTGCAGATTTTAAGCTCACAAGTGTTATTGAGGCTTTAGGTCTTGCTTTTTGGACTCTAAGCATTGGTCAGGGGATCATGATTAGTTACGGAAGTTACATGAAACGGACGAACAGTATCGTGCAGATGTCAGGAATTATTGCGTTTTCTGTCATTGTGGTTGCTGTGCTTGCGGCTCTTGTGATTTTCCCTGTGGTCTTTACTTTTGATCTTCCTCCGCAGGCGGGGCCGGGGCTTATTTTTCAAACCCTTCCCTACCTCTTTGCGAAGCTTCCGGGATCTCTTGTCCTCAGTACGATGTTCTTTTCTCTTTTTGTTTTTACGGCTCTTACTTCCGCGATTCCTTTGATTGAGGTCGTTGCAACTAATATTATGGAGCTGAAAGGGTTTTCACGGAAGAAGGCGGCGATCTTTGTAGGGAGCGCAACCTTTTTATTTGGAATCCCAAGTGCCTTTGCGGGTTCTTCAGCTGTCTTTCCTGAATGGACATCGATTTATGGAATGGATTTTTTAAAGACAATTGACAGTTTGGTCTCCATATGGGTAATTCCAGTTGGAGGACTTCTTAGTGCTATTTTTGTGGGGTGGGTCATGGATCGCAAGGTCTCGCATAGTGAGTTTGCCTACGGATCTAGAGTCGCCTACCTGTATGGTTCCTGGCGCTTTTTCATGCGATGGATTGTCCCACTCACTATTTTCATTATCATTGTACAGAAGAGTGGGCTTTACGACTTTGATCAACTACTTAGGGGGGGAGGATGA